Below is a window of Desmonostoc muscorum LEGE 12446 DNA.
ACAGGCTAATAAATAAGTTAAATAGTATGTTCAATTATCCTCTAATTGTGTGCCATCATGATTTTTCCAAATGTGATTTATCTGTAGATAGTCTGTCAAAAAATGTTTTACTAGTACGCCCTCATCTAGAAACAAAGTGGGCAGAGTTTACTCTAGTAGAAGCTACAATACGGGCACTTAAACTAATGTATGATACACTAGATGCACCGGATTGGTTTGTATTACTCAGTGGAACAGACTATCCCCTTAAAACTGCAAAGCAAATATTAGATGATTTAGTTTCTAGTCCATACGATGCTTATATTGATTACAAGCAAATCACTTATGATATTTATAAAGGTGATCGAAACTCGGATACGTTCTGGTTACAAAATTGCTATAAACGATATTGTACGAAGTCGTTTTCTTTCTGTTATTCAAAAAAATCTTTTGCTCAACTTAACTTAGAAATATGTTTGGAACATCCTCTGTTAACAAAAAGTTTCCTTCCTTTTTCAAAAAAACTTGCTTGCTTTAGCGGAAGTCAATGGTTTTGTGCCAATCGCAAAGCTGCTCAGTACATTATCGATTTTCACAGCAAGAAAACTGCCTTAACTTTGCACTACAGTAACCTTAAGTTTGCAGATGAGTCATATTTTCAAACTATACTTGCTAATGCATCTCATCTCAAGCTGTATAACGACTATCGGCGATATATTGATTGGCCGATTAGAGGCCCTCAACCAAAAATATTGCTAATGGAAGATTTGCCTAATCTGCTTGCAACATCTGCTCACTTTGCTCGGAAATTTGACATGAATATAGATAGCAATATTCTCGATGAACTTGATAGAATTACATCTTAAGTAGGTGGTTAAGTAGCTAGGCACAATTTTTGTAATTAGCTTGTCAAGTTTTAAGTGCATCTTTAAAAACTTCCACAACAATTCAACTCCCCAGCGGAATCGATAAATATCCCTAATTTCATCATCGGACTTCTCTTAACATTCAACACTTCTGAAAAAACCATAGTCGATTCTGCTGACCACTGAGGCTGGAAGTCTAAACATGAAGATATCCTGGAAATATCAGCTTGTGAATGTTGAATATCTCCTGCACGAGGAGACGCGAAATGAATCTCTGGTTCCCATTGCGGAAAATGATTTTTGAGGATATCAATCAACTGCAATAAAGAAGTAGATTTTCCAGTTCCTAAATTACAAATTAAGGATGAACCAGAGGTAACATTTACCTTTAATGCTTGAGAAAAAGCCCTCACCACGTCTTTAACATAAATAAAGTCTCTGGTTTGATTTCCATCGCCATAAATAGTAATTGGCAAGCCACGTTGCATAACATCAACAAATCGGGAAATTACGCCAGAGTAGCTTGAATTAGGAACTTGTCTAGGCCCAAATACGTTAAAAATTCGTAAGCCAACAAATGAAAAACCTAGTTGTTTAGCAAACATACTAGCGTATTGTTCACTCACAAGTTTTTGTAAGCCGTAGGGTGACATAGGAGAGGTTTTTTGCTCTTCTGAAATTGGTAATTGAGTGAGATTGCCGTATACAGATGCAGAACTGGCAAACACTAACTTAGGAATAGTTAAAGCTTGGCAAAGTTGAATCACAGCCAGGGTTGCCGAAAGATTATTGTGATGAGCCTCTAGGGGACGATACAAAGATTCTGTCACCGATGAAATAGCTGCTAAATGGGCGATTCCATCGACTTTCTCTGGAAAATCTTCTGGTTGACATATCAAAATATCTTTTTGGAGAAACGTCAGACGAGGATGTTTGGGTAAGTTCTCTAAGCGTCCAGTAGTCAGGTTATCAACTACAGTGACACGATGCCCTTCTGATAACAATTGTTCTGTAAGATGAGAGCCAATAAATCCGGCTCCGCCAGTGATAATAAAATGCATGATCTTAAATTTTCTCAGTAGATATAGATAATCGCAACTCCTCATAGCTAGCGGTTTCACCCCGCATTTCTCGATAGCGATGCAAAACTCTACGCGCTTGCTCTATTTGATGATTTTGAATATGTAAATTGGCAAGTCTGAGGTAGATATTGTAAAAGCAAGGATCGAGAAAATTCATAGGAAATTTTAGTAATTCAGGATTGCGATTGATGACTTTTTCCTTAACGCACAGGTGGCTAGTGAACATCTGCTCTTTATCTTGAGAAAGATTATTTGGCGATCGCCGATAACGTGCTAAGGGTTGATTTAAAAAGTAAATCGGAAATTTTTCAATCACACGCAGCCATAAATCGTAATCTTCACAACATCTCAGAGTTTCATCAAACAAACCCACTTTATCTAAACAGTCTCGACGCACAACAACCGTTAGGACTGGAATGTAGTTGTATCTAAAAAGAGTCCATAATACCTGAAGATTAGGGGTAGGAAATGCTGTATTGTACGAACCTGGAAACAAACCCAGTTTATCAGAAAAAAAGAGTGAATCTGAATAGATCAAACCAATGCGTGGATTGGCTTCCAAGACGGAAATCTGTTTTTCTAACTTCTGAGGTTCCCAGAGATCATCATCATCTAAAAAGGCGATATACTTCCCTCTAGCAGAGCGAATTCCAGCATTGCGAGCCGCAGATAATCCTTGATTGGCTTGATGAATAGCGGTAATGCGGCGATCGCTAAATTGAGCCAGGACTTGTGGAGTATTGTCCTGAGAACCATCGTTGATGACAATAATTTCGTAGTCTTTGTAGGTTTGTGCCAAAACGCTGTTAATTGCCTGACTGACAAGATGGCCACGCTGGTAAGTAGGAATAATAACACTGACGGCTGGCTTAAAAACTTGCATATTTAAAAATTTGCTTAGTAAATATAGGCAGATATTCAAATTACTGGTGTTGCTAAACCAAAGTATGAATCAGGCGTAAGTTTTCTAAAATAACATCATAAATTTGCCCCAAACTCCCCAAATTATCAGGAAGTAATAACTCCCGCACAGGAACAGTCTTTGCCAATTGACCTAATTCTTGAAACTCCTGTCTACACTGTTGAGAAGTGAGGAAAGCACGCCCATAGGAATTGAACATTAGATGCTTCATTGCTTCAGGTAGAGAAAGAGAATTAATTATAGGTGCTGTGAGGTTTTGGTCACGTTTTCCTAATATGTACACAGCAAGTAGTGGCAAAGCTTGGGATTGAAACTGCCACTGTTCTCTATCTTTTATTTGCAAATCTATAAAGCGTTTATCTAGACTAGTTGATACTAGTGATAACTCTTCTATTGAGCCGTGAATGGCATTTACAGAATTAGGCCACAGGCGTAGACGAGGATAAGCAGATTGTACCCAAAACCTTCTTTCATCAGGAATAAGTGCGGCAATATCATCTGCCAATACGGAGAATCCACGGCTAGCCAACGCTGCTGCTGTGGTTGATTTACCTGCGCCTGATTGTCCTAAAATGGCGATCGCGCTACCATCAACCGCAACCACACTGGCATGAAGACAAGTCACTCCCCGCAGCCGTAACAGATGACCGAGTACACAACCCAGCAGCAAAGATACCGCATCCGTAAATAGTGCATCTCTAGACCAAAAACCCCAAACTTGACTACCATCAGGATTCAAAATGAATTCCAAGCAATCAACCCCATCAAAAGACCTTATCCTCCAGTAAGTGCCGTCATCCCGATGCGCTGTCCACAGGTGGAAGCCTGTTTGTTGATACCACTCAAGCGGCACATTCCAAAAAGCTTGTTCGAGTAACGGCATTTGACTCTGCTGTTCACCAACTAGGTGAATAGCAACATCTATCGGTGCAGAACTGTTAACAGTAACTAACCCTGGGAGCAGTCGATTAATAGATAGTTTGAGTCCATAAAATTGATAGCAATAATCATCATTTTCAATCGACATTTGCATTTATATTTATTTTTATCTGCAAACTCAGGAGTTTCATAACCCCGACTTTTTGAAAAAGTTGGGGTTCTTTTGGAAAGGACAAACTTACACACTTTATTTTCACAAAATGCTAAGGAAAAAGGTAGGTAAAAAATCCCTTTTAGTCTAGATTTCTAGGCACTTTTTTCTACCTAATAAACTAGCTTTACCTTCCCATTATTTATATGACAGAAATTCAAATTTACTGTCATTATGTTTTTTATACTGCTTGCTTAAGGAAGACCAGTAATGGGGGGGGAAGTTATAAAAACAATAGTAGTAGTACCAAAACCACCACTACCACCCACTTGTTGTGTCAAACCAGATATTTTACCGTGAGCTTTCAATTCTGGTTCAGAATAGTTTTTTTTCTTGTTTTCAGATTGTGACATTTGAAGAATCCTTACGTATGTAAACAATAGCCTCATAAGAGGGCAAGTAGAAAGGTGTATTTAATCTAGATTTATTAGGCAATTTTATTGACCTAATAAATCCTTCCTACTTGTTAACTCTACCCTGCCATCATTTATATGACAGCGAGTGAAGTTGAGCTTTTCGTATTTTTTTCTACTTAATTATCAGGAATACCCGCAGTGGTAGTACCTATGGGGAATCCGGTTGTAGTACCAAAACCACCACTACCACCCACTTGTTGTGTCAAACCAGATATTTTACCGTGAGCTTTCAATTCAGGTTCAGAATAGTTTTTTTTCGTGTTTTCAGATTGTGACATTTGATCAATCCTTATGAGTGTACAGAATAGGCTTGTAGGAAGGGAAGTAGAAAGGTGTATTTAGGCTAGATTTATTGGGCAATTTTATTTCCTTAATAAATTCTTCCTACTTGTTAACTCGATCTTCCCAGACTTGATGTGACAGCGAGTCAATTCAGTAATTAAGGGATTTTTTATACTACTAAGGAGCAGCGACAGTGGCTGCGGGG
It encodes the following:
- a CDS encoding glycosyltransferase family 2 protein, translated to MQVFKPAVSVIIPTYQRGHLVSQAINSVLAQTYKDYEIIVINDGSQDNTPQVLAQFSDRRITAIHQANQGLSAARNAGIRSARGKYIAFLDDDDLWEPQKLEKQISVLEANPRIGLIYSDSLFFSDKLGLFPGSYNTAFPTPNLQVLWTLFRYNYIPVLTVVVRRDCLDKVGLFDETLRCCEDYDLWLRVIEKFPIYFLNQPLARYRRSPNNLSQDKEQMFTSHLCVKEKVINRNPELLKFPMNFLDPCFYNIYLRLANLHIQNHQIEQARRVLHRYREMRGETASYEELRLSISTEKI
- a CDS encoding beta-1,6-N-acetylglucosaminyltransferase; amino-acid sequence: MHNVTNKSIGFILLTHTKPLQIYRLINKLNSMFNYPLIVCHHDFSKCDLSVDSLSKNVLLVRPHLETKWAEFTLVEATIRALKLMYDTLDAPDWFVLLSGTDYPLKTAKQILDDLVSSPYDAYIDYKQITYDIYKGDRNSDTFWLQNCYKRYCTKSFSFCYSKKSFAQLNLEICLEHPLLTKSFLPFSKKLACFSGSQWFCANRKAAQYIIDFHSKKTALTLHYSNLKFADESYFQTILANASHLKLYNDYRRYIDWPIRGPQPKILLMEDLPNLLATSAHFARKFDMNIDSNILDELDRITS
- a CDS encoding HPr kinase/phosphorylase, whose protein sequence is MSIENDDYCYQFYGLKLSINRLLPGLVTVNSSAPIDVAIHLVGEQQSQMPLLEQAFWNVPLEWYQQTGFHLWTAHRDDGTYWRIRSFDGVDCLEFILNPDGSQVWGFWSRDALFTDAVSLLLGCVLGHLLRLRGVTCLHASVVAVDGSAIAILGQSGAGKSTTAAALASRGFSVLADDIAALIPDERRFWVQSAYPRLRLWPNSVNAIHGSIEELSLVSTSLDKRFIDLQIKDREQWQFQSQALPLLAVYILGKRDQNLTAPIINSLSLPEAMKHLMFNSYGRAFLTSQQCRQEFQELGQLAKTVPVRELLLPDNLGSLGQIYDVILENLRLIHTLV